The following nucleotide sequence is from Bacteroidales bacterium.
GGAACAGCAGGTATCGATTATCTGGCAGAGGATGGTAAATCTTATTGGTTCAATGTAAATGGTTTTATCAGGAAGCCTGTTGAAGCAAGCAAGCTTTTGGAAGAAGTTAGGAAATTTTTGAACTAAACAACATGTTTGTTCAAATCAAAGAGACAGCTATGAAAGAGAAAATTCTCGAAATACTAGAAAAATATCCCGAAGGAAAACCTGAATATCTCATAGCGATTTTGCAGGACATCCAGGAAGCCATGGGATATCTATCGAGGGAAGCTATGGAAGCGGTATCGCGCCATACTTCCCTTACTCCTGCAAAAGTATTTGGAGTGGCAACATTTTATAATCAGTTTAGGTTCAAACCTCTTGGAAAGTACCACATTCAAGTATGTCGAGGTACTGCATGTCATGTGTTGGGGTCTGCAACTGTGCTAGAACATTTGGAAAAATTGATTGGAATTAAAGCTGGAGATACCACACGTGATGGTCTTTTTAGTTTGGAAGTTGTAGCTTGCCTCGGTGCATGCGGATTAGCACCAGTCGTCACTGTAAACAATGTTTTTTATGCCAGTGTAGATCAGCAAAAAATTGAAGAA
It contains:
- the nuoE gene encoding NADH-quinone oxidoreductase subunit NuoE, yielding MFVQIKETAMKEKILEILEKYPEGKPEYLIAILQDIQEAMGYLSREAMEAVSRHTSLTPAKVFGVATFYNQFRFKPLGKYHIQVCRGTACHVLGSATVLEHLEKLIGIKAGDTTRDGLFSLEVVACLGACGLAPVVTVNNVFYASVDQQKIEEIIKTCRHEQNALVEQ